The following proteins come from a genomic window of Nostoc sp. TCL26-01:
- the mnmE gene encoding tRNA uridine-5-carboxymethylaminomethyl(34) synthesis GTPase MnmE has protein sequence MSELLATTGTIAAIATAIVPQQGSVGIVRVSGSQALAIAQTLFHAPGKQVWESHRILYGYIRHPQTRQLVDEALLLIMKAPRSYTREDVIEFHCHGGIMAVQQVLQLCLENGARLAQAGEFTLRAFLHGRLDLTQAEGIADLVGAKSPQAAQAALAGLQGKLAHPIRQLRTNCLDILAEIEARIDFEEDLPPLDDKVIISAIENISAEISRLLATKDQGELLRSGLKVAIVGRPNVGKSSLLNAWSQSDRAIVTDLPGTTRDVVESQLVVGGIPVQVLDTAGIRATSDQVEKIGVERSRHAANTADLVLLTIDAATGWTTDDQEIYEQVQHRPLILVINKIDLVEKQFLTSLKYPQNIHHIVYTAAAQKQGISHLETAILALVKTEKLQAADMDLAINQRQAAALTQAKISLEQVQATINQQLPLDFWTIDLRGAIHALGEITGEEVTESVLDRIFSKFCIGK, from the coding sequence ATGTCGGAACTGTTAGCTACTACTGGAACTATTGCGGCGATCGCTACTGCTATTGTCCCTCAACAAGGTAGCGTGGGAATTGTGCGAGTGTCTGGTTCTCAGGCGCTGGCGATCGCACAAACTCTATTTCATGCTCCAGGGAAGCAAGTTTGGGAGAGTCACCGGATTCTCTACGGTTACATCCGTCATCCCCAAACCCGGCAATTAGTAGATGAAGCCTTGTTACTGATCATGAAAGCGCCTCGTTCTTACACCCGCGAAGATGTGATCGAATTTCATTGTCATGGCGGTATTATGGCGGTGCAACAGGTGTTGCAACTGTGTTTAGAAAATGGGGCTAGGCTAGCGCAGGCGGGAGAATTTACACTCCGAGCATTTTTGCATGGGAGGTTAGATTTAACTCAGGCTGAGGGTATTGCTGATTTGGTAGGAGCTAAATCACCCCAAGCAGCCCAAGCCGCTTTAGCTGGTTTGCAAGGAAAATTAGCTCATCCGATTCGACAGTTACGCACTAACTGCTTAGATATTTTGGCGGAGATTGAAGCTCGGATTGATTTTGAGGAAGACTTGCCTCCGTTGGATGATAAAGTCATCATATCAGCAATTGAAAACATTAGCGCAGAAATTTCTCGGTTACTGGCGACTAAAGATCAGGGTGAACTACTGCGTTCAGGGTTAAAAGTAGCAATTGTCGGTCGTCCCAATGTAGGTAAATCCAGTTTGTTGAATGCTTGGAGTCAGAGCGATCGCGCCATTGTCACTGATTTACCCGGTACAACCCGTGATGTAGTGGAATCCCAGTTAGTTGTGGGGGGAATTCCCGTACAGGTGTTAGATACAGCAGGCATTCGAGCCACATCTGACCAAGTAGAAAAAATTGGTGTAGAGCGATCGCGTCATGCTGCCAATACAGCCGATTTAGTCTTACTGACCATCGATGCTGCTACTGGGTGGACAACAGACGACCAAGAAATTTACGAACAAGTACAACACCGTCCCCTAATTTTGGTCATTAATAAAATCGATTTAGTCGAAAAACAATTCCTCACATCTTTAAAATATCCCCAAAATATTCATCACATTGTCTATACAGCAGCAGCCCAAAAACAAGGTATTTCTCATCTGGAAACAGCTATATTAGCCCTAGTTAAAACCGAAAAACTCCAAGCAGCTGATATGGATTTAGCAATTAATCAAAGACAAGCAGCCGCACTCACTCAAGCTAAAATCTCTTTAGAACAGGTACAAGCTACAATCAATCAACAGTTACCCCTAGATTTTTGGACAATTGATTTACGGGGAGCCATTCATGCACTAGGAGAAATCACCGGGGAAGAAGTTACAGAATCAGTGCTAGATAGGATTTTTAGTAAGTTTTGTATTGGCAAATAA
- a CDS encoding RNA-binding protein: MSIYIGNLSYQVTEEDLKLAFAEYGKVNRVQLPTDRETGRPRGFAFVEMETEAQENAAIEALDGAEWMGRDLKVNKAKPREERSSPRGGGSWGNNNRSNRRY; encoded by the coding sequence ATGTCAATTTACATCGGTAACTTATCCTACCAAGTTACAGAGGAAGATCTAAAGCTAGCCTTTGCAGAGTACGGAAAAGTTAACCGCGTTCAGTTGCCTACCGACCGTGAAACTGGACGTCCTCGTGGGTTTGCTTTTGTAGAAATGGAAACAGAAGCTCAAGAAAATGCCGCTATTGAAGCACTTGATGGTGCTGAATGGATGGGTCGTGATTTAAAGGTAAACAAAGCTAAACCACGTGAAGAAAGAAGCTCTCCACGTGGAGGCGGTAGCTGGGGCAATAATAACCGCAGTAACCGCCGTTACTAA
- the rsmI gene encoding 16S rRNA (cytidine(1402)-2'-O)-methyltransferase: MQTDPQPRTLYIVGTPIGNLEDITFRAVRILQTVDLIAAEDTRHTGKLLQHLQIKTPQISYHEHNRTSRIPELLENLQTGKAIALVSDAGMPGISDPGYELVKACVEAGLTVVPIPGASAAITALSAAGLPTDRFVFEGFLPAKSQQRREYLEFLQTESRTLIFYESPHRLRETLQDLAQVWGSDRQIVLARELTKLYEEFWRGNIAEAIAHYQQREPQGEYTIIVAGNIANETQLTEAQLKAELQQLISQGITRSQASRQLAKYTALNRRQIYQLALSIVVDPE, encoded by the coding sequence ATGCAAACTGATCCTCAACCTAGAACACTATATATAGTTGGTACACCCATTGGTAACTTGGAAGATATCACTTTTCGGGCTGTGCGAATTTTGCAGACGGTGGATTTGATTGCGGCAGAAGATACGCGCCATACAGGGAAACTGTTACAGCATTTGCAGATTAAGACACCCCAGATTAGTTATCATGAACATAATCGTACCAGTCGTATTCCCGAATTGTTAGAAAATTTGCAGACTGGTAAAGCGATCGCTTTGGTGAGTGATGCGGGTATGCCTGGTATATCTGATCCTGGATATGAATTGGTGAAGGCTTGTGTTGAAGCGGGATTAACCGTTGTGCCAATTCCCGGTGCGAGTGCTGCAATTACGGCTTTGAGTGCGGCTGGACTACCAACAGATCGGTTTGTGTTTGAGGGTTTTTTGCCAGCTAAGAGTCAACAAAGACGAGAATATTTAGAGTTTTTGCAAACAGAGTCCCGTACTTTAATTTTCTATGAATCGCCGCACCGTTTGCGGGAAACTTTACAAGATTTAGCACAAGTGTGGGGAAGCGATCGCCAAATTGTATTAGCACGGGAATTAACTAAATTATATGAGGAATTTTGGCGGGGAAATATTGCCGAAGCGATCGCTCACTACCAACAACGAGAACCCCAAGGAGAATACACTATAATAGTTGCTGGTAATATTGCTAACGAAACCCAATTAACGGAAGCCCAACTCAAAGCTGAATTGCAACAGTTAATTAGTCAAGGGATAACGCGATCGCAAGCTAGTCGTCAATTGGCAAAATATACTGCTTTAAACCGCCGCCAAATTTATCAACTAGCCCTTTCTATAGTTGTCGATCCTGAGTAA
- the rpsU gene encoding 30S ribosomal protein S21, whose protein sequence is MTQVVLGENEGIESALRRFKREVSKAGIFQDMRKKRHFETPLEKEKRKAVARHKQNRRNHTRFR, encoded by the coding sequence ATGACACAAGTAGTTTTAGGGGAGAATGAGGGAATTGAGTCGGCATTACGGAGATTCAAGCGGGAAGTTTCTAAAGCAGGAATTTTCCAAGATATGAGGAAAAAGCGCCACTTTGAAACGCCGTTAGAAAAGGAAAAGCGTAAAGCAGTGGCTAGACATAAACAAAATCGTCGCAACCACACTCGCTTCAGATAA
- the cofG gene encoding 7,8-didemethyl-8-hydroxy-5-deazariboflavin synthase subunit CofG: protein MPVANFSIITYSPAYTIVPTYECFNRCSYCNFRTDPGNSPWMSLSTAETIFKQLQNHKVCEILILSGEVHPNSSQRSAWFQRIYDLCKSALTMGFLPHTNAGPLSFAEMQQLKNVNVSMGLMLEQLTPKLLETVHRHAPSKLPELRLQQLEWAGKLQIPFTTGLLLGIGETVEDWWETLTAIANLHQRYHHIQEVILQPHSPGTQQTFDAPPFNPHQLPEVIAQARQILPLDITIQIPPNLVKDKQWLLACVEAGARDLGGISPKDEVNPDYPHLQAQTLQEILQSGGWELVPRLPVYPQFDDWLSAELQEVVKQWRKLLIQHDLFANTKLTKNPI, encoded by the coding sequence ATGCCAGTTGCTAATTTTTCCATCATTACTTATAGCCCTGCTTACACGATTGTGCCTACCTATGAATGCTTCAATCGTTGTAGCTACTGTAACTTTCGCACTGACCCTGGCAATAGCCCTTGGATGAGTCTATCCACAGCAGAAACTATCTTCAAGCAATTGCAAAACCACAAAGTCTGTGAAATCCTCATTTTGAGTGGTGAAGTCCACCCCAATTCATCACAGCGTTCCGCATGGTTCCAAAGAATCTATGATTTATGTAAATCAGCGTTAACAATGGGTTTTCTCCCCCATACGAATGCGGGGCCACTGAGTTTTGCAGAGATGCAACAGCTAAAAAACGTTAATGTTTCGATGGGTTTAATGTTGGAACAGTTAACACCAAAATTATTAGAGACAGTGCATCGTCATGCACCAAGTAAGTTACCAGAACTAAGGCTACAACAATTAGAGTGGGCAGGAAAATTGCAAATTCCTTTTACAACTGGATTACTTTTGGGGATTGGAGAAACTGTTGAGGATTGGTGGGAAACGTTGACAGCGATCGCCAATTTGCATCAACGCTACCATCACATTCAAGAAGTTATTCTCCAACCCCATAGTCCAGGAACTCAGCAAACTTTTGATGCGCCACCATTTAATCCGCATCAATTACCAGAAGTGATTGCTCAAGCACGTCAAATTCTACCACTAGACATCACAATTCAAATTCCCCCAAACTTAGTTAAAGATAAACAATGGTTACTCGCTTGTGTAGAAGCTGGTGCTAGAGATTTAGGAGGAATTAGCCCCAAAGATGAGGTAAATCCTGATTATCCTCATCTTCAGGCACAAACTTTACAAGAAATTTTACAGTCTGGGGGTTGGGAATTAGTGCCACGTTTGCCTGTGTATCCCCAGTTTGATGATTGGTTATCAGCAGAGTTGCAAGAGGTGGTAAAGCAGTGGCGAAAATTGCTAATTCAGCATGATTTATTTGCCAATACAAAACTTACTAAAAATCCTATCTAG
- a CDS encoding sugar kinase, giving the protein MTKSYRGLFVGLVTLDLIYLAESAPKNNQKLVAVDYTVAAGGPATNAAVTFSYLGNQATALIVLGSHPMTELIRSDLHKYPVAIADLDPTTDTAPPVSSIIVTQNTGERAVISINAVKTQANDDSIPPDILHNIDIVLIDGHQIKVGHTVAQIAKADNIPVVVDGGSWKPGLEKILPFVDYAICSANFHPPNCDSPATVFAYLHNWGIPHIAITHGEQPIEYLSGEKTGTVNVPAIRAVDTLGAGDILHGAFCHYILQTSFADALEKAAIIAANACKHFGTRRWMDVE; this is encoded by the coding sequence ATGACAAAATCTTATCGTGGTTTATTTGTAGGTTTAGTCACGTTAGATTTAATTTATCTAGCTGAATCTGCACCCAAAAATAATCAAAAACTAGTTGCTGTTGACTATACTGTAGCTGCTGGTGGTCCTGCTACCAATGCGGCGGTGACATTTAGTTATTTGGGTAATCAAGCTACAGCTTTGATTGTGCTAGGTTCCCACCCAATGACAGAATTAATTCGCTCTGATTTACATAAATATCCAGTGGCGATCGCTGATCTTGATCCTACTACCGATACTGCACCCCCTGTCTCTTCAATTATTGTTACCCAAAACACAGGTGAACGAGCTGTCATTTCTATTAATGCTGTAAAAACACAAGCTAATGATGACTCAATTCCCCCAGATATTTTACATAATATTGATATAGTCCTCATTGATGGACATCAAATAAAAGTAGGTCATACCGTAGCCCAAATCGCTAAAGCAGATAATATTCCTGTCGTTGTTGATGGTGGTAGCTGGAAACCAGGATTGGAAAAAATCTTGCCATTTGTAGATTACGCCATTTGTTCGGCGAACTTTCACCCTCCTAATTGTGATTCCCCAGCAACAGTTTTTGCCTATCTCCACAACTGGGGAATTCCCCACATCGCTATCACCCACGGAGAACAGCCAATTGAATACTTAAGTGGTGAAAAAACTGGTACTGTAAATGTACCTGCTATTCGAGCAGTAGATACACTTGGGGCTGGAGATATTTTGCACGGTGCTTTTTGCCACTACATTTTACAAACAAGTTTTGCTGATGCACTGGAGAAAGCAGCGATAATTGCCGCCAATGCTTGTAAACATTTTGGTACGCGCCGTTGGATGGATGTAGAATGA
- a CDS encoding 3'(2'),5'-bisphosphate nucleotidase CysQ encodes MKDLQEILAIARTVGWGAAKILHSYYHQTAADLNLGIEYKQNEPVTIADIAVSQYILEQLQSALGQEDFIYISEETYQSQLNIDLSSTSKWVWIIDPLDGTRDFIEKTGDYAVHIALVKENRTILAVVAIPEAKKLYYATKDGGTFVETHNDSVPVQLSFTHKNQRLEDLIIVVSRSHRNQRLDYLLQNLPCRHQKAVGSVGCKIATILEQQADLYISLSGKSAPKDWDIAAPELILTEAGGKFTHFDGTILEYNTGDINQWGSLLASNGHYHEKLCEEAKKILAQLET; translated from the coding sequence ATGAAAGACTTACAAGAAATACTAGCGATCGCTCGTACAGTAGGTTGGGGTGCAGCAAAAATCCTACACTCTTATTATCACCAGACAGCAGCAGATTTAAATCTGGGAATCGAGTATAAGCAAAACGAGCCTGTCACCATAGCTGATATTGCTGTTAGTCAATATATCTTAGAGCAGCTGCAATCAGCACTGGGGCAAGAAGATTTTATCTATATCAGTGAAGAAACTTATCAATCACAATTAAATATAGACCTATCATCTACATCTAAATGGGTATGGATTATTGATCCTCTTGATGGAACACGCGACTTTATTGAAAAAACAGGGGATTACGCAGTTCACATTGCCCTAGTTAAAGAAAACAGGACTATCTTAGCTGTTGTAGCCATCCCAGAAGCAAAAAAATTATACTATGCGACCAAAGACGGAGGTACATTTGTCGAAACTCACAATGATTCCGTACCAGTACAATTATCCTTCACCCACAAAAATCAAAGACTGGAGGATTTAATAATAGTCGTCAGCCGTTCCCACCGCAATCAAAGATTAGATTATCTATTGCAGAATTTACCCTGTCGCCATCAAAAAGCTGTTGGTAGTGTGGGTTGTAAAATTGCTACCATTCTCGAACAGCAAGCAGACCTTTACATTTCCTTGTCTGGTAAATCTGCTCCTAAAGACTGGGATATTGCAGCCCCAGAGTTAATTTTGACAGAAGCTGGTGGTAAATTCACACACTTTGATGGAACTATATTAGAATATAATACTGGAGACATTAATCAATGGGGTAGTTTGCTTGCAAGCAACGGTCATTATCATGAAAAACTCTGTGAGGAAGCCAAAAAAATCTTGGCACAGCTAGAAACATAA